A region from the Lycium barbarum isolate Lr01 chromosome 8, ASM1917538v2, whole genome shotgun sequence genome encodes:
- the LOC132607174 gene encoding serine/threonine-protein kinase KIPK2-like, whose amino-acid sequence MGSFRGNCEIVESKDEVELFQQSRKQKPPLVRKGAGKVVGDDINQLFESINVRTSKSLDLTDHVRRDASKRPMRAGGSHSPVTGFSDPVSLKQAFRGLAISQAAEMAAMKRLSKPPGSPSILEPGRITCSSRFANTSDSGFHKVAQNPYERYVKSANHSPRSSPRFAIKPFSISENGKIVPAESTSSLVTEHIQESRLKSPGQSALSSPRYANKPSIIKSTESMSRQSERISPAENVPASRKKDFPTSQRALSSPRIGDKPVIKQAEPILAQNGRTGGVESISGSFTMIPQYPKEPMKSLNKGPILSPRLVAKQALNITTSSLQKNEKAVPSSSSCESSNVVLVSGQKRSPDNVKRNVVTSFRVANKTALKLKRKGRGNKETKSTKGTSRAIKPPVKNKYLVKKKLKEESELASGTLNLCYEINGPTESPSQLVCQRCHCTLEGAGKESNREPAKQISNGYDNGGPPVLKFNKTSKSREQGEFSQSSKSSIGDYSTSTTISEESNLSGSFSGNRPHMSKDGRWEAITQVRKQYGFLGLSHFNLLKKLGCGDIGSVYLAELLETNCLFAIKVMDNEYLARRKKLPRAQTEREILRILDHPFLPTLYAQFTSENLSCLVMEFCSGGDLHVLRQKQPGRYFSEPAARFYVAEVLLALEYLHMQGVVYRDLKPENILVREDGHIMLTDFDLSLRCSVNPTLLQSSSLGVEAPRISGPCAGSNCIDPFCAGPSCQVSCFSPRILPGHTARARKLKADQAASLNRSLPQLVVEPTEARSNSFVGTHEYLAPEIIKGEGHGSAVDWWTLGVFLYELLYGKTPFKGGGNEETLANVVTQNLRFPDSQIVSFQARDLIRGLLGKDPENRLGTETGAAEIKRHPFFDGLNWALIRCAVPPQVPGVGKVVLEEKSKKFLEYSSTREHLEFELF is encoded by the exons ATGGGTTCATTCCGTGGTAATTGTGAAATTGTTGAGTCAAAGGATGAAGTCGAATTGTTCCAGCAGTCAAGAAAGCAGAAGCCTCCTTTGGTTAGAAAAGGAGCCGGTAAAGTTGTAGGAGATGACATCAATCAGCTTTTCGAATCAATCAATGTAAGAACATCAAAGAGTTTGGATTTAACAGATCATGTTAGAAGAGATGCCTCAAAAAGGCCAATGAGGGCTGGTGGATCGCACTCTCCGGTAACAGGGTTTTCTGATCCAGTTTCTCTAAAGCAGGCGTTTCGGGGTTTAGCCATTTCTCAGGCGGCAGAAATGGCTGCAATGAAACGATTATCAAAGCCACCTGGTTCTCCTAGTATTTTAGAACCTGGAAGGATTACTTGCTCCTCCCGATTTGCAAATACTAGTGATTCTGGTTTCCACAAGGTGGCCCAAAACCCCTACGAACGGTATGTTAAGTCAGCAAACCATAGTCCCCGTTCTTCTCCCAGATTTGCCATTAAACCATTTAGCATAAGTGAAAATGGGAAAATAGTGCCAGCAGAGAGCACGTCCAGCTTGGTAACTGAGCACATTCAAGAGTCCAGGTTAAAGTCGCCAGGTCAAAGTGCTCTTTCTTCTCCACGATATGCTAATAAACCAAGTATTATTAAGAGTACGGAGTCCATGTCCAGGCAATCTGAGAGAATATCACCAGCAGAAAATGTTCCAGCCTCCCGTAAAAAGGATTTTCCAACCAGCCAACGCGCTCTCTCTTCACCTCGAATTGGTGATAAACCAGTAATTAAGCAAGCAGAACCAATTTTAGCTCAAAATGGGAGGACAGGTGGCGTAGAAAGCATTTCAGGCTCTTTCACGATGATCCCTCAGTACCCTAAAGAGCCCATGAAATCCCTAAACAAAGGTCCAATTTTGTCTCCTAGGTTGGTAGCTAAACAGGCTTTAAATATTACAACTTCCAGTCTCCAGAAAAATGAGAAAGCAGTTCCTTCCTCATCTTCATGTGAGTCTAGCAATGTTGTATTGGTGTCCGGACAAAAAAGATCACCAGATAATGTGAAGAGAAATGTGGTTACATCATTTAGAGTAGCAAACAAAACAGCTCTAAAGCTGAAACGGAAAGGCAGAGGCAACAAGGAGACCAAATCGACAAAAGGTACCAGTCGTGCCATTAAGCCTCCAGTCAAAAACAAATATCTTGTCAAGAAGAAATTGAAAGAGGAGTCAGAGCTAGCATCTGGCACTTTAAATCTATGCTATGAAATAAATGGTCCCACAGAATCGCCTAGTCAACTTGTCTGCCAGAGATGTCATTGCACTCTCGAGGGTGCGGGGAAGGAATCTAATAGGGAACCTGCAAAGCAAATCTCTAATGGCTATGACAATGGTGGTCCTCCTGTGTTGAAATTCAACAAGACATCAAAATCTAGGGAGCAAGGGGAATTCTCTCAGAGCTCAAAGAGTAGTATCGGTGATTATAGTACTAGCACAACCATCAGTGAAGAGAGCAACCTAAGCGGTTCGTTTTCTGGGAACAGACCACACATGTCTAAGGATGGAAGATGGGAGGCTATCACTCAGGTTAGGAAACAATATGGATTCTTAGGGTTAAGTCATTTCAATTTATTGAAGAAACTTGGTTGTGGAGATATTGGCTCAGTGTATCTAGCTGAGTTGCTAGAAACTAACTGCTTGTTTGCAATAAAAGTTATGGATAATGAATATCTGGCAAGAAGGAAAAAGTTGCCGAGGGCCCAAACTGAAAGAGAGATTCTGCGTATCCTGGATCATCCTTTTCTGCCAACACTCTATGCGCAGTTTACTTCAGAAAATTTATCATGTTTAGTTATGGAGTTCTGTTCGGGTGGTGATTTGCATGTCCTCCGACAGAAGCAGCCAGGCCGATATTTTTCTGAGCCAGCAGCAAG GTTTTATGTTGCTGAGGTCCTCCTTGCTCTGGAGTATTTGCATATGCAAGGAGTTGTATACCGTGATTTGAAACCAGAAAATATTCTGGTCCGAGAAGATGGTCACATCATGCTTACTGATTTCGATCTCTCACTCAGATGTTCCGTTAATCCCACTCTTCTACAATCATCCTCATTGGGAGTAGAAGCCCCACGGATCTCTGGTCCATGCGCAGGATCCAATTGCATTGATCCTTTTTGTGCGGGACCCTCATGTCAAGTTTCTTGCTTTAGCCCCAGAATTTTACCCGGCCACACTGCAAGAGCAAGAAAGCTAAAAGCTGATCAAGCTGCATCTCTTAACAGATCATTGCCTCAGCTTGTAGTAGAGCCAACGGAAGCTCGGTCCAACTCGTTCGTGGGTACACATGAATACTTAGCTCCTGAGATTATCAAAGGGGAGGGTCATGGAAGTGCTGTTGACTGGTGGACACTTGGCGTTTTCCTATACGAGCTTCTATATGGGAAGACACCCTTTAAAGGTGGGGGAAACGAAGAAACATTGGCCAACGTTGTCACGCAGAACCTTAGATTTCCAGACAGCCAGATCGTTAGTTTTCAGGCAAGGGATCTTATCAGAGGGCTGTTGGGAAAGGATCCCGAGAATCGATTGGGAACAGAAACAGGAGCTGCTGAGATAAAGAGACACCCTTTCTTTGATGGCTTGAATTGGGCACTGATACGTTGCGCCGTTCCACCTCAAGTGCCCGGAGTAGGTAAAGTAGTTCTTGAGGAAAAGAGCAAAAAGTTTCTGGAGTATAGTTCAACAAGAGAGCATTTGGAATTTGAACTGTTTTAG